A DNA window from Mycolicibacter terrae contains the following coding sequences:
- a CDS encoding P1 family peptidase, translated as MGSITDVAGIRVGHHHRLDPDATLGSGWASGVTVVLTPPGTVGAVDCRGGAPGSRETDLLDPANSVRWVDAVVLSGGSAYGLASADGVMTWLEEQGRGVALDGGVVPIVPAAVIFDLPVGGWDRRPTAQFGYAAAAAAAGPDGATPAVGSVGAGVGARAGVFKGGVGAASTTLELGDHTVTVGALVVVNPTGEVIDATTGLPWPAQLIEEFGLTSPPSEQLSVLAGLEPKSLALNTTIAVVATDAALSPAGCRRVAIAAQDGLARTIRPSHTPVDGDTVFALATGAVEVPALPGTPAALSQESGLITAVGAAAADCLARAVLVGLLAADPVAGIPTYRGTLPGAFADKLTGRP; from the coding sequence ATGGGTTCGATCACCGATGTCGCGGGCATCCGGGTGGGCCATCACCACCGGCTCGACCCGGATGCGACGCTGGGGTCCGGCTGGGCGAGCGGCGTCACCGTGGTGTTGACGCCGCCCGGGACGGTCGGCGCCGTCGATTGCCGTGGTGGTGCGCCGGGAAGCCGGGAGACCGATCTGCTGGACCCCGCCAACAGCGTGCGCTGGGTGGACGCGGTAGTGCTCTCCGGTGGGAGTGCCTACGGGCTGGCGAGCGCAGACGGCGTCATGACCTGGCTGGAGGAGCAGGGCCGCGGGGTGGCGCTGGACGGCGGCGTGGTGCCGATCGTCCCGGCCGCGGTCATCTTCGACCTGCCGGTCGGGGGCTGGGATCGACGGCCCACCGCGCAGTTCGGCTATGCCGCCGCGGCGGCGGCCGCCGGTCCCGACGGGGCAACCCCGGCGGTCGGCAGCGTGGGCGCCGGAGTCGGTGCCCGGGCCGGGGTGTTCAAGGGCGGGGTGGGAGCAGCCTCGACCACGCTGGAGCTCGGGGACCACACCGTCACGGTGGGGGCGCTGGTGGTGGTGAACCCCACCGGTGAGGTCATCGACGCCACCACCGGGCTGCCCTGGCCGGCCCAGCTCATCGAGGAATTCGGTCTGACCTCCCCGCCGTCCGAACAGCTGTCGGTGCTCGCCGGGCTGGAGCCCAAATCCCTGGCGCTCAACACCACCATCGCGGTGGTGGCCACCGACGCCGCACTCAGCCCGGCCGGCTGCCGGCGGGTGGCGATCGCCGCCCAGGACGGCCTGGCTCGCACCATCCGGCCCTCCCACACCCCGGTGGACGGCGACACGGTCTTCGCGTTGGCGACCGGGGCCGTCGAGGTTCCGGCGCTACCGGGAACCCCGGCGGCGCTCTCGCAGGAGTCCGGCCTGATCACCGCGGTCGGTGCCGCCGCGGCGGACTGCCTGGCGCGAGCGGTGCTGGTCGGGTTGCTGGCCGCCGATCCGGTGGCCGGAATACCGACCTACCGCGGCACGTTGCCGGGGGCATTCGCCGACAAGCTCACGGGAAGGCCGTGA
- a CDS encoding nuclear transport factor 2 family protein, whose translation MELDATAFSHRWVQAWNAHDVEAVLAHFHDDVLFTSPVAARLFPETAGVIRGKPALRSYWTAALARLPDLHFVVEAVYRGIDTVVITYRNQNHGLVNEVLRFDDDGRVIEGHGTYFVTGPAGSD comes from the coding sequence ATGGAGCTCGATGCGACAGCATTCAGCCACCGCTGGGTGCAGGCGTGGAACGCCCACGACGTGGAGGCGGTGTTGGCGCACTTCCACGACGACGTGCTGTTCACCTCCCCGGTAGCCGCCCGGTTGTTTCCCGAGACGGCGGGAGTGATTCGCGGGAAGCCCGCACTGCGCAGCTACTGGACCGCGGCCCTGGCGCGGCTGCCGGACCTGCATTTCGTCGTCGAAGCCGTCTATCGGGGTATCGACACCGTCGTCATCACCTACCGCAACCAGAACCACGGCCTGGTCAACGAGGTCTTGCGCTTCGACGACGACGGCCGGGTCATCGAGGGGCACGGAACCTATTTCGTCACCGGGCCGGCCGGCTCGGACTGA
- the clpS gene encoding ATP-dependent Clp protease adapter ClpS produces MATSAPTSTPVKPQGTGQRHADTVEDTASPWVTIVWDDPVNLMTYVTYIFQKLFGYSEPHATKLMLQVHHEGKAVVSAGSRESMEVDVSKLHAAGLWATMQQDR; encoded by the coding sequence ATGGCCACGTCAGCACCGACGTCCACCCCGGTGAAACCCCAGGGCACCGGCCAGCGGCATGCGGACACGGTCGAGGACACCGCCTCGCCGTGGGTGACCATCGTCTGGGACGACCCGGTCAACCTGATGACCTACGTGACGTACATCTTTCAGAAGCTTTTCGGTTACAGCGAGCCGCACGCGACCAAGCTGATGTTGCAGGTGCACCACGAGGGCAAGGCCGTAGTGTCGGCGGGGAGCCGGGAGTCGATGGAGGTCGACGTGTCCAAACTGCATGCCGCCGGGTTGTGGGCGACCATGCAGCAGGATCGCTGA
- the murI gene encoding glutamate racemase, with the protein MGVIGIFDSGVGGLTVARSIIDQLPDEDILYVGDTANGPYGPLTIPEVRAHALAIGDDLVDRGVKALVIACNTASAACLRDARERYDVPVVEVILPAVRRAVATTRNGHIGVIGTSATITSHAYQDAFAAARDTEITAVACPRFVDFVERGITSGRQVLGLAEGYLEPLQRAGVDTLVLGCTHYPLLSGLIQLAMGEQVTLVSSAEETAKELLRVLTERDLLRPHGASAATRVFEATGDPEAFAALATRFLGPAITGVGGVRRHAPLS; encoded by the coding sequence ATCGGCGTGATCGGGATCTTCGACTCCGGGGTCGGCGGGCTGACCGTCGCACGCTCGATCATCGACCAGCTGCCCGACGAGGACATCCTCTATGTCGGCGACACCGCCAACGGACCCTACGGCCCGCTGACCATCCCGGAAGTACGCGCGCACGCGTTGGCCATCGGCGACGACCTGGTCGATCGTGGCGTCAAGGCCCTGGTGATCGCCTGCAACACCGCGTCGGCGGCCTGCCTGCGCGATGCCCGGGAACGCTACGACGTGCCGGTCGTCGAGGTGATCCTGCCGGCGGTGCGCCGGGCGGTGGCCACCACCCGCAACGGCCACATCGGGGTGATCGGGACGAGCGCGACCATCACCAGCCACGCCTACCAGGACGCGTTCGCCGCGGCCCGCGACACCGAGATCACCGCGGTGGCCTGCCCGCGCTTCGTGGACTTCGTCGAGCGCGGCATCACCAGCGGCCGGCAGGTGCTGGGGCTGGCCGAGGGATACCTGGAGCCGCTGCAGCGCGCCGGGGTCGACACCCTGGTGCTGGGCTGCACCCACTATCCGCTGCTGTCGGGGTTGATCCAGCTGGCGATGGGTGAGCAGGTGACGCTGGTGTCCAGCGCCGAGGAGACGGCCAAGGAGCTGCTGCGGGTGCTCACCGAGCGCGATCTGCTGCGCCCGCACGGGGCTTCCGCGGCCACCCGGGTGTTCGAGGCGACCGGTGACCCGGAGGCGTTCGCCGCATTGGCCACCCGATTTCTGGGGCCGGCGATCACCGGTGTCGGCGGCGTCCGTCGTCACGCGCCGTTGAGTTAG
- the rph gene encoding ribonuclease PH, which yields MSKREDGRLDDELRPVVITRGFTSNPAGSVLVEFGNTRVMCTASVTEGVPRWRKGTGRGWLTAEYAMLPAATHTRSDRESVKGRVGGRTQEISRLVGRSLRACIDLAALGENTIAIDCDVLQADGGTRTAAITGAYVALADAVTYLSAAGKLSDPRPLSCAISAVSVGVVDGRVRVDLPYEEDSRAEVDMNVVATDTGTLVEVQGTGEGATFPRSTLDKMLDAALAACEKLFVVQREALELPYPGVLPDGPPPKKAFGS from the coding sequence GTGTCCAAACGAGAAGACGGTCGCCTCGACGACGAGCTGCGCCCGGTCGTCATCACCCGGGGGTTCACCTCGAACCCGGCCGGGTCGGTGCTGGTCGAATTCGGCAACACCCGGGTCATGTGCACGGCCAGTGTCACCGAGGGGGTGCCGCGCTGGCGGAAAGGTACCGGGCGCGGTTGGCTGACCGCCGAGTACGCCATGCTGCCGGCCGCCACGCACACCCGCTCCGATCGCGAATCGGTCAAGGGCCGGGTCGGTGGCCGCACCCAGGAGATCAGCCGGCTGGTCGGCCGTTCGCTGCGGGCCTGCATCGACCTGGCGGCGTTGGGGGAGAACACCATCGCGATCGACTGCGACGTGTTGCAGGCCGACGGCGGCACCCGCACCGCGGCGATCACCGGCGCCTATGTGGCACTCGCCGATGCGGTCACCTACTTGTCGGCCGCCGGCAAACTGTCCGACCCGCGCCCGCTGTCGTGCGCCATCTCGGCTGTGAGCGTCGGGGTCGTCGACGGGCGGGTCCGCGTCGATCTCCCGTATGAAGAGGACTCCCGCGCCGAGGTCGACATGAACGTCGTCGCCACCGACACCGGAACCCTGGTGGAGGTCCAGGGCACCGGCGAGGGGGCGACGTTCCCGCGCTCGACGCTGGACAAGATGCTCGACGCGGCACTGGCCGCCTGCGAGAAGTTGTTCGTGGTGCAGCGCGAAGCGTTGGAACTGCCCTATCCCGGGGTGCTGCCCGACGGTCCGCCACCGAAGAAAGCGTTCGGCAGCTGA
- a CDS encoding non-canonical purine NTP pyrophosphatase, whose protein sequence is MIDLLVASRNRKKLAELSRVLEHAGISGLRPVSLDEVAPFPDAPETGATFEDNALAKARDGYVATGLPCVADDSGLSVDALNGMPGVLSARWSGEHGNDGANTALLLAQLHDVPDERRGAAFVSACALVWGIGSDHEVVVRGEWSGSIARQPRGEGGFGYDPVFVPEGAVRTAAQLSPVEKDAESHRGRALALLLPTLRRLAD, encoded by the coding sequence CTGATCGATCTGCTGGTGGCCAGCCGCAACCGCAAGAAGCTGGCCGAACTCAGCCGGGTGCTCGAGCACGCCGGTATCTCGGGGCTGCGGCCGGTCTCACTGGATGAGGTGGCACCGTTCCCCGACGCGCCCGAAACCGGAGCGACCTTCGAGGACAACGCCCTGGCCAAGGCGCGTGACGGTTATGTGGCGACGGGATTGCCTTGTGTCGCAGACGATTCCGGCCTCAGTGTCGACGCGCTCAACGGCATGCCCGGGGTGCTGTCGGCGCGCTGGTCAGGCGAGCACGGCAACGACGGCGCCAACACCGCGCTGCTGCTGGCCCAACTGCACGACGTTCCCGACGAGCGGCGCGGGGCGGCGTTCGTGTCGGCCTGCGCGCTGGTCTGGGGAATCGGGTCCGACCACGAGGTGGTGGTGCGTGGCGAATGGTCGGGCAGCATCGCCCGGCAACCCCGCGGCGAGGGGGGCTTCGGCTACGACCCGGTGTTCGTCCCGGAAGGGGCCGTGCGCACCGCGGCGCAGCTGAGCCCGGTGGAGAAGGACGCCGAATCGCACCGGGGCCGTGCGTTGGCGCTGCTGCTGC
- a CDS encoding cyclic nucleotide-degrading phosphodiesterase, whose translation MRLTVLGCSGSVVGPDSPASGYLLQAPDTPPLVIDFGGGVLGALQRHVDPGAVCVLLSHLHADHCLDLPGLFVWRRYHPSVATQPFAKGFIYGPSDTWSRMGAASSPYGGEIDDITDIFDVHTWVDGEPVEFGTVRVQPRLVCHPTESFGMRITNAAGATLVYSGDTGFCDGVIELARGADVFLCEASWTHEANRPPNLHLSGTEAGRIAAAAGVGQLLLTHIPPWTSREDVIGEAKAEFDGPVHAVACDESFDI comes from the coding sequence GTGCGACTCACGGTGCTCGGCTGCTCCGGCAGCGTGGTGGGTCCGGACTCGCCGGCATCGGGTTACCTGTTGCAGGCTCCGGACACCCCGCCGCTGGTCATCGACTTCGGGGGCGGCGTGCTGGGCGCGCTACAGCGGCACGTCGACCCGGGTGCGGTGTGTGTGCTGTTGTCGCACCTGCATGCCGACCACTGCCTGGACCTGCCGGGACTGTTCGTCTGGCGCCGCTACCACCCGTCGGTCGCGACCCAGCCGTTCGCCAAGGGCTTCATCTACGGGCCCAGCGACACCTGGTCGCGGATGGGCGCAGCGTCCTCTCCCTACGGCGGGGAGATCGACGACATCACCGATATCTTCGATGTCCACACCTGGGTGGACGGCGAGCCGGTCGAGTTCGGAACGGTCCGTGTGCAGCCCAGGCTGGTGTGTCACCCGACCGAGTCGTTCGGAATGCGGATCACCAACGCCGCGGGCGCGACCCTGGTCTACAGCGGCGACACCGGCTTCTGCGACGGGGTGATCGAGTTGGCCCGCGGCGCCGACGTGTTCCTGTGCGAGGCGTCCTGGACCCACGAGGCCAACCGTCCGCCGAATCTGCATCTGTCCGGCACCGAGGCCGGGCGCATCGCCGCGGCCGCCGGCGTCGGCCAACTGCTGCTCACCCACATCCCGCCCTGGACCTCGCGCGAGGACGTGATCGGCGAGGCCAAAGCCGAGTTCGACGGGCCGGTGCACGCCGTGGCGTGCGACGAGAGTTTCGACATCTAG
- the aosR gene encoding oxidative stress transcriptional regulator AosR, with amino-acid sequence MHKWKRVETDDGPRFRSALALHEAALLGNLVGSIIGMLEARESASPPDELEQITGMRTGNTKPPEDATTRRLLPDFYRPDGEGEGTPAGDCAPDAKGLNAVLRSLHEPGIIDAKRAAAQQLLDTLPEQGGRFELTEEQANAWIAAVNDIRLALGTMLKIGPDGPDRLPPGDPMAGQLSVYQWLTVLQEYLVVALMGGPRR; translated from the coding sequence GTGCACAAGTGGAAGCGGGTTGAAACCGACGATGGCCCCCGCTTCCGGTCCGCGCTGGCACTGCACGAGGCTGCGTTGCTCGGGAACCTGGTCGGCTCGATCATCGGCATGCTCGAGGCACGTGAATCCGCCTCTCCGCCGGACGAACTCGAACAGATAACCGGAATGCGAACGGGCAACACCAAGCCGCCCGAGGACGCCACCACGCGGCGGCTGCTGCCGGACTTCTACCGACCCGACGGCGAGGGTGAAGGTACCCCGGCCGGCGACTGCGCGCCCGATGCGAAAGGTCTGAACGCGGTACTGCGCAGCCTGCACGAGCCGGGGATAATCGACGCGAAACGTGCTGCAGCACAACAGTTATTGGACACACTTCCGGAGCAGGGCGGTCGTTTCGAGCTGACCGAGGAACAGGCGAATGCCTGGATCGCGGCGGTCAACGACATCCGCCTCGCGCTGGGCACCATGCTCAAGATCGGCCCGGACGGCCCGGATCGGCTGCCGCCGGGTGACCCGATGGCCGGCCAGCTCAGCGTCTACCAGTGGCTGACCGTGCTGCAGGAATACCTGGTCGTCGCGTTGATGGGAGGGCCCAGGAGATGA
- a CDS encoding nicotinate phosphoribosyltransferase, translated as MLAAALHDGTAGRRTSFELFSRRLPEGRRYGVVAGTDRFLDALTAFSFDDAALNLLSRFLDPQTLSYLNDFRFRGDIDGYPEGELYFAGSPVLSVHGSFAECIVLETLMLSIFNHDTAIASAAARMVSAADGRPLIEMGSRRTHEQAAVAAARAAYLAGFAGTSNLEAHRRFGVPVLGTSAHAFTLLHAGSDIADSADGAGELAAFRSQVAAQGVDTTLLVDTYDVTTGVANAVAAAGPGLGAVRIDSGELAVLARQVRDQLDRLGATGTKIVVSGDLDEFGIAALRAAPVDSYGVGTALVTGSGAPAAGFVYKLVEVDGLPVHKRSAAKTSAGGRKQALRVSRPSGTLVEEVVYPVGRPPADSGRVLTVPLIRGGDVVAATGADALAAARDRVASGLRSLPWEGLKLAHGEPAIPTRLTPGGPSA; from the coding sequence ATGCTGGCCGCGGCGCTGCATGACGGCACGGCCGGTCGGCGGACCAGCTTCGAATTGTTCTCCCGCCGGCTCCCCGAGGGACGCCGCTACGGGGTGGTGGCCGGCACCGACCGTTTCCTGGATGCGCTGACCGCGTTCAGCTTCGACGATGCCGCACTGAATCTGCTTTCGCGGTTCCTGGATCCGCAGACCCTGAGCTACCTGAATGATTTCCGCTTTCGCGGCGACATCGACGGCTACCCCGAAGGCGAGTTGTACTTCGCCGGTTCACCGGTGCTCAGCGTGCACGGCAGCTTCGCCGAATGCATCGTGCTGGAGACGCTGATGCTGTCGATCTTCAACCACGACACCGCGATCGCCTCGGCGGCCGCCCGGATGGTCAGCGCGGCCGACGGCCGGCCGCTGATCGAGATGGGTTCGCGCCGCACTCACGAGCAGGCCGCCGTGGCGGCGGCCCGGGCCGCCTACCTGGCAGGTTTTGCCGGGACGTCCAACCTGGAAGCGCACCGCCGGTTCGGTGTGCCGGTGTTGGGCACCAGCGCGCACGCCTTCACGCTGCTGCACGCGGGCTCTGATATTGCCGACAGTGCCGACGGCGCCGGCGAACTGGCGGCGTTCCGCTCCCAGGTCGCCGCGCAGGGTGTCGACACCACGCTGTTGGTGGACACCTACGACGTCACCACCGGGGTGGCCAACGCCGTCGCGGCGGCCGGCCCGGGGCTCGGCGCGGTCCGTATCGACTCCGGTGAGCTGGCGGTGCTGGCTCGTCAGGTCCGCGACCAGCTGGACCGGCTGGGTGCCACGGGCACCAAGATCGTGGTCTCGGGCGATCTCGACGAGTTCGGCATCGCGGCGTTGCGAGCCGCTCCGGTGGACAGTTACGGCGTCGGCACCGCGCTGGTGACCGGGTCGGGCGCCCCGGCGGCGGGCTTCGTCTACAAGCTCGTCGAGGTGGACGGCCTGCCGGTGCACAAGCGCAGCGCCGCCAAGACCTCGGCGGGCGGACGCAAGCAGGCGCTGCGGGTGTCTCGTCCCAGCGGCACCCTCGTCGAGGAGGTGGTCTACCCCGTCGGCCGCCCGCCGGCGGATTCCGGCCGGGTGCTGACCGTTCCGCTGATACGCGGCGGCGACGTGGTGGCCGCTACCGGTGCCGATGCCCTGGCCGCGGCGCGGGATCGCGTCGCCTCCGGACTGCGCAGCCTGCCGTGGGAGGGCCTGAAACTGGCGCACGGTGAGCCGGCGATCCCGACCCGGCTGACTCCGGGCGGGCCGTCGGCCTAA
- a CDS encoding rhomboid family intramembrane serine protease: MTSRAGSSPAPRPDNKSAWRTGGATVVGFVALLYLIEAVDQLGGHRLDRNGIRPLETDGLWGVLFAPLLHANWGHLLANTGPALVLGFLVTLAGQSRFLLATAIVWLFGGLGTWLIGNVGSSCGPTDHIGASGLIFGWLAFLVVFGWFTRRLWQILVGLVVLVLYGGILWGAVPVLNVCGGVSWQGHLCGAIAGVGAAYLLSGPERKARARRRAVSA, from the coding sequence ATGACCTCCCGGGCCGGCTCGTCGCCCGCGCCGCGGCCCGATAACAAGTCCGCCTGGCGCACCGGCGGGGCCACCGTGGTGGGATTCGTCGCGCTGCTCTACCTCATCGAGGCCGTTGATCAGCTCGGCGGCCACCGGCTGGACCGCAACGGCATCCGGCCACTGGAGACCGACGGCCTGTGGGGGGTGCTGTTTGCACCGCTGCTGCACGCCAACTGGGGGCATCTGCTGGCCAACACCGGTCCGGCGCTGGTGCTGGGCTTCCTGGTGACGTTGGCCGGGCAGTCCCGGTTCCTGCTCGCCACCGCGATCGTGTGGCTGTTCGGTGGTCTGGGCACCTGGCTGATCGGCAATGTCGGATCGTCGTGCGGGCCCACCGACCACATCGGCGCCTCCGGCCTGATCTTCGGCTGGCTGGCCTTCCTGGTGGTGTTCGGTTGGTTCACCCGCCGTCTCTGGCAGATTCTGGTCGGGCTCGTGGTGCTGGTGCTCTACGGCGGGATTCTCTGGGGGGCGGTGCCGGTGCTGAATGTCTGCGGCGGAGTGTCCTGGCAAGGTCACCTGTGCGGGGCGATCGCCGGAGTGGGGGCCGCCTATCTGCTCTCGGGCCCCGAACGCAAAGCCCGTGCCCGTCGGCGGGCGGTATCGGCGTGA
- a CDS encoding YdeI/OmpD-associated family protein gives MSSHRLPGGAVHELPADLRDGLLVSPTALAAWQSITPLARNEFICWVEDAKQQVTRERRIRRTREELEEGKRRPCCWPGCKHRERNGR, from the coding sequence ATGAGCAGCCACCGGTTGCCCGGCGGGGCGGTACACGAGCTGCCCGCCGACCTGCGCGACGGGCTGCTCGTCAGCCCGACCGCGTTGGCGGCATGGCAGAGCATTACCCCGTTGGCGCGCAACGAGTTCATCTGCTGGGTCGAAGACGCCAAGCAGCAGGTCACCCGCGAACGACGAATCCGCCGGACCCGCGAGGAGCTGGAGGAAGGCAAGCGGCGCCCCTGTTGCTGGCCCGGGTGCAAGCACCGCGAACGCAACGGTCGTTAG
- a CDS encoding ATP-dependent DNA helicase — protein MADPSVPELLAAAVAALGGSERDGQVRMAEAVARAFEVGEHLAVQAGTGTGKSLAYLVPAIARAVTDEHPVVVSTATIALQRQLVDRDLPRLADALEKVLPRRPTFALLKGRRNYLCLNKIHSGSADDSDEAPQEELFEPFAASALGRDVQRLTAWAQTTDSGDRDDLKPGVPERSWSQVSVSARECLGAARCQFGIDCFAERARGVAAEADIVVTNHALLAIDAISETNVLPEHELLVVDEAHELVDRVTSVATGELTAAALSVAVRRITRLVSPELVQRLDTASLTFGSAIHDGTPGRLDHLDDDLAAYLTALRDAAGAVRSAIDTAPSDPKAAAARKEAVAALSEISDTAARILTSFEPAIPERTDVVWLSHEDNRGSVRPVLRVAPLSVAGLLRERLFARATTVLTSATLTVGGTFDAMAGAWGLTGGSPDPSDARWRGLDVGSPFAHAKAGILYVAAHLPPPGRDGTGTDAQLDEIAELITAAGGRTLGLFSSMRAARAAAEAMRERLDTPVLCQGDDTTGALVEQFAADADLSLFGTLSLWQGVDVPGPSLSLVLIDRIPFPRPDDPLLTARQRAVSARGGNGFMAVAANHAALLLAQGAGRLLRSVEDRGVVAVLDSRMATARYAGYLRASLPPFWATTDTAKVRLALQRLRGG, from the coding sequence ATGGCTGACCCGTCCGTACCCGAGCTGCTCGCCGCCGCGGTGGCCGCCCTGGGCGGCAGCGAACGCGACGGCCAGGTGCGTATGGCCGAAGCGGTGGCGCGGGCCTTCGAAGTCGGCGAACACCTGGCGGTACAGGCCGGCACCGGCACCGGGAAGTCGCTGGCCTACCTGGTTCCGGCGATCGCCCGGGCGGTGACCGACGAACACCCGGTGGTGGTGTCGACCGCGACGATCGCGCTGCAGCGTCAGCTCGTCGACCGCGACCTGCCCCGCCTGGCCGATGCCCTCGAAAAGGTGCTCCCCCGGCGCCCCACCTTCGCGCTGCTCAAGGGACGACGGAATTACCTGTGCCTGAACAAGATCCATAGCGGGTCGGCTGATGATTCCGACGAGGCGCCGCAGGAGGAGCTGTTCGAACCGTTCGCCGCCAGCGCCCTGGGCCGGGACGTGCAGCGGCTCACCGCCTGGGCGCAGACCACCGACTCCGGTGACCGCGATGACCTCAAACCCGGTGTGCCCGAACGCTCCTGGTCTCAGGTCAGCGTGTCGGCGCGGGAATGTCTGGGCGCTGCCCGTTGCCAGTTCGGCATCGACTGCTTCGCCGAGCGAGCCCGCGGCGTCGCCGCCGAGGCCGATATCGTCGTCACCAATCACGCCCTGCTGGCGATCGACGCGATCTCGGAGACCAACGTGTTGCCCGAGCACGAACTGCTGGTGGTCGACGAGGCACATGAGCTGGTGGACCGAGTGACGTCGGTGGCCACCGGCGAGCTCACCGCGGCCGCGCTCAGTGTCGCGGTGCGGCGAATCACCCGGCTGGTCTCCCCCGAGCTGGTTCAGCGCCTCGACACCGCGTCCCTGACGTTCGGCTCGGCGATTCACGACGGCACGCCCGGGCGGCTGGATCACCTCGACGACGACTTGGCGGCATACCTGACCGCGCTGCGCGATGCCGCCGGCGCGGTCCGCTCGGCGATCGACACCGCACCGTCAGATCCCAAGGCCGCGGCCGCCCGCAAGGAGGCGGTCGCCGCACTGTCGGAGATCTCCGACACCGCCGCGCGGATCCTGACCTCGTTCGAACCGGCCATCCCCGAGCGCACCGACGTGGTGTGGCTCAGCCACGAAGACAACCGGGGGTCGGTGCGCCCGGTGCTGCGGGTGGCCCCGCTGTCGGTGGCCGGCCTGTTGCGCGAACGGCTGTTCGCCCGGGCGACGACGGTGCTGACCTCGGCGACGCTGACTGTCGGCGGCACCTTCGACGCGATGGCCGGCGCCTGGGGCCTGACCGGCGGCTCGCCCGACCCGAGCGATGCGCGGTGGCGCGGACTCGATGTCGGCTCGCCGTTCGCGCACGCCAAAGCCGGCATCCTCTACGTGGCCGCGCACCTGCCGCCGCCCGGGCGTGACGGCACCGGCACCGACGCGCAGCTCGACGAGATCGCCGAGCTGATCACCGCGGCCGGTGGGCGCACCCTGGGACTGTTCTCGTCGATGCGCGCGGCGCGCGCCGCGGCCGAGGCGATGCGGGAGCGATTGGACACCCCGGTGCTGTGCCAGGGCGACGACACCACCGGCGCGCTGGTCGAGCAGTTCGCCGCCGATGCCGACCTGTCGCTGTTCGGCACCTTGTCGCTGTGGCAGGGCGTCGACGTACCGGGACCGTCGCTGTCCCTGGTGCTCATCGACCGCATCCCGTTCCCGCGGCCCGACGACCCGCTGCTGACCGCCCGGCAGCGCGCGGTCAGTGCCCGAGGCGGCAACGGTTTCATGGCGGTTGCCGCCAACCACGCCGCGCTGTTGCTGGCCCAGGGTGCGGGCCGGTTGCTGCGCAGCGTCGAGGACCGGGGGGTGGTGGCGGTGCTCGACTCGCGCATGGCGACCGCCCGCTACGCCGGATATCTGCGCGCGTCGCTGCCGCCGTTCTGGGCGACGACCGACACCGCCAAGGTCCGTCTGGCGCTGCAGCGACTACGGGGCGGTTGA